The Mesorhizobium sp. M3A.F.Ca.ET.080.04.2.1 genome contains the following window.
CCACCCAGGTCTGGCGCAGGCGGTCGCCTTCGCCCTTGAACCACAGGCCCGTCGTCCTGCAGTCCTCGATGCGGTCGCTGCGGAAGTTGCGGATGGCCTGGCGCAGTTCGCACCAGGCGACGATGTTGGCGGTCTCCGCGTAATAGATGAGCGCTACCGGACGGATGATGCGCTTTGTGTCCCGGCCCGCTTCGTCGCGATACGACAAATCCAGCTTCTCCTCGTCGCGAATTGCGCGGCGCACCAAGGCGAGATCGATCGCGCCCGCCGACGGTGCCGCGAACCCCCAGGCATGCAAGGCATTGGCGTCGAGCGTCTGCCGCAAGGGCGGCGGCACGGCGCCAGCGATCTTGGCGCCGACGCGCTTGGCGGCCTGCTTGAGCTCCTCGTCACCGGTGCGTTCGAGCAGCGCCAGCGACAGCACGATCGCCTCCATCTCCTCGATCGAAAACATCAGCGGCGGCAGGTCGAAGCCGGGGCGCAGGATATAGCCAATGCCGCGCCCGCCCTCGATCGGCACGCGCATCGCCTGCAGCGCTGCGATGTCCCGGTAGACCGAGCGCACCGTCACCTCCAGCCGCTCGCCGATCATGGCCGCCGTCACTGGTTTCCGAGCCAAGCGCAGGATCTGGATGATCTCGAACAGACGCGACGCCTTGCGCATTTTCCCACCGGCTTTCAACGCAACTGACACACCCTCGTCAGTTGGGGCGTTCTATAGGAGCGTGCATCGGCTTGAAAAGCAACGGATTGCTCGCTGGCTTGGCCGTATGGGAGTGCACGCAACTGACATGAGCTACACGGAAAATCTCTGGCTGTTCTTCGTCCTGCTGTTCGGCATCATCGTCGTGCCCGGCATGGACATGCTGTTCGTGCTGGCCAATGCGCTGACCGG
Protein-coding sequences here:
- a CDS encoding YafY family protein encodes the protein MRKASRLFEIIQILRLARKPVTAAMIGERLEVTVRSVYRDIAALQAMRVPIEGGRGIGYILRPGFDLPPLMFSIEEMEAIVLSLALLERTGDEELKQAAKRVGAKIAGAVPPPLRQTLDANALHAWGFAAPSAGAIDLALVRRAIRDEEKLDLSYRDEAGRDTKRIIRPVALIYYAETANIVAWCELRQAIRNFRSDRIEDCRTTGLWFKGEGDRLRQTWVEGWEVDASASTT